One window of the Misgurnus anguillicaudatus chromosome 8, ASM2758022v2, whole genome shotgun sequence genome contains the following:
- the LOC129437542 gene encoding uncharacterized protein isoform X1, which yields MRKFAVVQWVSGEDAGMYSEVKTDAIRKYDDIKMDEDGYPQTDYSVAVEWQKGKKPKHGWPVYAASIKFVSNNRFQTNAKIKEFLRLDSDEMDRPLPKKRTTVPPSRYTDSDETDAENTLTQKKKTVIPKSQRNVSQMVIDEYQAPTLTETQKRLKEMEEENQKLRNDNERLRTMLIRELPNLITEVKMALKSQCPSTSSASSDLEGGKQ from the exons ATGAGAAAGTTTGCAGTGGTCCAGTGGGTCAGTGGGGAGGATGCTGGGATGTATAGCGAGGTGAAAACCGATGCCATACGCAAATATGATGACATCAAGATGGATGAGGATGGATACCCACAAACTGACTATTCAGTTGCTGTGGAATGGCAGAAGGGGAAAAAGCCAAAACATGGCTGGCCAGTGTACGCTGCCTCTATCAAGTTTGTGAGCA ACAATCGATTTCAAACTAATGCAAAGATTAAGGAATTCTTGCGGTTGGACTCTGATGAAATGGACAGGCCACTGCCTAAGAAAAGGACCACAGTCCCACCATCAAGATATACAGATTCAGATGAAACTGATGCTGAGAACACACTG ACACAAAAGAAGAAGACAGTGATTCCCAAATCACAGAGAAATGTTTCCCAAATGGTTATTGATGAGTATCAAGCCCCAACCTTGACAGAAACTCAGAAGAGGCTAAAAGAAATGGAGGAAGAAAACCAAAAATTGAGAAATGACAATGAAAGATTAAGAACAATGCTCATCAGAG AGCTTCCAAATCTGATCACTGAAGTGAAGATGGCCCTAAAGTCTCAGTGTCCATCAACGTCGTCAGCCAGCTCTGACTTGGAAGGTGgaaaacagtag
- the LOC129437542 gene encoding uncharacterized protein isoform X2, whose product MPGPGWKIFRIRTLFEKVDDFSKARQKLKDYNRNGTAVLQSEDEGSMTKRRRKATRYPGFENGSTDSEPEQTPKRRPESRPQPLPISNTLPSLPPAPLLDIAVDMGQKSLDNTGQGTYTDISWNVRRESDHLNVINSSAHQSTPLPPQHLSPVFDINMDFAYLHGDFFHTNLQVHVYNKYPVYILILGMPQFSI is encoded by the exons ATGCCAGGCCCTGGCTGGAAAATCTTCAGAATAAGAACACTCTTTGAAAAAG tagATGACTTCAGTAAGGCAAGGCAAAAGCTGAAGGACTACAACAGAAATGGAACGGCAGTCCTCCAGTCAGAGGATGAGGGCTCAATGACAAAAAGGAGAAGAAAAGCGACACG TTACCCAGGATTTGAAAACGGAAGTACTGACTCTGAACCTGAGCAGACTCCAAAAAGAAGACCTGAGTCTCGGCCTCAGCCTCTCCCTATTAGCAATACCCTTCCTAGTCTCCCTCCAGCCCCCCTCT TGGACATCGCAGTGGACATGGGTCAGAAGTCTCTGGACAACACAGGACAGGGAACCTATACAGACATAAGCTGGAATGTGAGGAGGGAGTCAGACCACTTAAATG TAATCAATAGCTCAGCGCACCAGTCAACACCACTACCACCTCAACACTTGAGTCCAGTGTTTGACATTAATATGGACTTCGCCTATTTACATGGTGACTTTTTCCATACAAATTTACAAGTACATGTGTACAATAAATATCCTGTATATATACTTATATTAGGGATGCCACAATTCTCAATATAA